One segment of Panicum virgatum strain AP13 chromosome 1K, P.virgatum_v5, whole genome shotgun sequence DNA contains the following:
- the LOC120651145 gene encoding uncharacterized protein LOC120651145: MHKRSKSCEPYRKMEEHAGCGNGATSCDDSAAAAGRAPAAAQCSTVSVYLAKIRGAPRLVTAVWSKNLINQSFTVSISRPDDDGAAAASHKVELKPWPFWSKKGSKALDAGGGHRVDMFWDLRGAKFAASSSPEPAGGYYVALVSDDEVVLLLGDSKKDAYKRTKARPSLDDPVLVCRRESVFGRRSFAARARLDARGSKEHDIVIECSPAAGTIVRDPEMWVTVDGFVLLHVKNLQWKFRGNETVLVGQAPVQVIWDVHDWLFAGPGSQAAFVFKPGAPPEIQEDSGGNGIQSEGTDFCFFLQAWRTE; the protein is encoded by the coding sequence ATGCACAAGCGCTCCAAATCTTGCGAGCCGTACAGAAAGATGGAGGAGCACGCCGGGTGCGGCAATGGCGCGACGTCGTgcgacgactccgccgccgccgccggcagggcgccggcggcggcgcagtgctcCACGGTGTCGGTGTACCTCGCCAAGATCCGCGGCGCCCCGCGCCTCGTCACCGCCGTCTGGAGCAAGAACCTCATCAACCAGTCCTTCACCGTCTCCATCTCCCGGCCCGACGAcgacggggcggcggcagcgtcccACAAGGTGGAGCTGAAGCCGTGGCCGTTCTGGAGCAAGAAGGGCAGCAAGGcgctcgacgccggcggcggccaccgggtCGACATGTTCTGGGACCTCCGCGGCGCCAAGttcgcggcgagcagcagcccgGAGCCCGCCGGCGGCTACTACGTCGCGCTGGTGAGCGACGACgaggtcgtcctcctcctcggcgactCCAAGAAGGACGCGTACAAGCGGACCAAGGCCCGGCCGTCGCTGGACGACCCCGTGCTGGTGTGCCGCCGGGAGAGCGTCTTCGGCCGCCGGAGcttcgccgcgcgcgcgcggctcgACGCCAGGGGGAGCAAGGAGCACGACATCGTCATCGagtgctcgccggccgccggcaccaTCGTCAGGGACCCAGAGATGTGGGTCACGGTGGACGGCTTCGTGCTGCTGCACGTCAAGAACCTGCAGTGGAAGTTCCGGGGAAACGAGACGGTGCTCGTCGGCCAGGCGCCGGTGCAGGTGATCTGGGACGTGCACGACTGGCTCTTCGCCGGACCGGGCTCGCAGGCGGCCTTCGTCTTCAAGCCCGGTGCGCCGCCGGAGATCCAGGAGGACAGCGGAGGGAATGGCATCCAGAGTGAAGGGACTGACTTCTGTTTCTTCCTTCAGGCATGGAGGACGGAATGA